In a genomic window of Microterricola viridarii:
- a CDS encoding MFS transporter, whose product MYISLSSSPPEPSDDLPGAETPTGHSRSGRVSSVVITLGIVSMLTDISSESTAAILPLYITGALGLSTIAYGFIDGLYQGVSALVRIAGGWAADRGDHPKWVAFAGYGLSAVARIGLLFATGFASIIAVVTADRLGKGLRTAPRDALISAASQRQSIGRAFGTHRMLDTIGAAAGPLLAFVILLLIPDGYHTVFLVSLAFAVLGVVLLVVLVPNLRPQARRRAGRGGAQGTESSPVERRVRLRLLADPRLRRVLVVAGILGLVTIGDGFIYLLLQSRDGFAALWFPLLYVGTNIAFLLLAIPCGRLADRLGSGRVFVMGHLALLGAYLCAAAPSLGAVTTIFCLLLLGAFYASTDGVLAALAAVNTPVAARATGIAAAQTVVALTRLVASVGFGVLWFAVGQSIAVLIVASALAVAIVVAGVLVRGIASTAEGSEGL is encoded by the coding sequence TTGTACATCTCCCTCTCGTCCTCGCCTCCGGAGCCCTCAGACGACCTCCCCGGCGCCGAGACGCCGACAGGCCATTCGCGCTCAGGGCGCGTGTCCTCCGTCGTCATCACGTTGGGCATCGTGAGCATGCTCACTGACATCTCGTCGGAATCCACCGCTGCGATTCTCCCGCTGTACATCACAGGCGCCTTGGGGCTCTCGACCATTGCCTACGGCTTCATCGATGGCCTCTACCAAGGGGTCAGCGCGCTCGTGCGCATAGCGGGCGGGTGGGCCGCTGACCGGGGGGATCACCCCAAATGGGTCGCCTTCGCCGGATACGGGCTGTCTGCAGTTGCCCGCATTGGGTTGCTCTTCGCCACGGGGTTCGCCTCCATAATCGCCGTCGTTACGGCCGACCGCCTGGGCAAGGGTCTGCGCACCGCACCCCGGGATGCTTTGATCTCCGCCGCGTCTCAGAGACAGAGCATTGGCCGCGCATTCGGCACCCACCGCATGCTCGACACAATCGGCGCAGCTGCCGGGCCGCTGCTGGCCTTCGTGATCCTGCTCCTCATCCCGGACGGCTACCACACTGTCTTCCTGGTTTCGCTCGCGTTTGCCGTGCTCGGCGTTGTGCTGCTCGTGGTCCTCGTGCCCAACCTTCGCCCGCAAGCGCGGCGGCGCGCTGGTAGAGGTGGCGCGCAGGGCACAGAGTCATCACCGGTCGAGCGCCGCGTCCGTCTGCGCCTTCTCGCCGACCCTCGGCTGCGGCGCGTGCTCGTGGTCGCCGGCATCCTCGGCTTGGTCACCATCGGTGACGGGTTCATCTACCTGCTTCTACAAAGTCGTGACGGCTTCGCCGCGCTGTGGTTCCCGCTGCTCTATGTGGGAACCAACATCGCATTCTTGCTCTTGGCGATTCCGTGTGGGCGCTTGGCTGATCGTTTGGGGAGCGGCAGGGTCTTCGTGATGGGACACCTCGCGTTGCTGGGCGCCTACCTGTGCGCAGCTGCGCCGAGTCTGGGTGCGGTGACCACGATCTTCTGCCTGCTCCTCCTCGGCGCGTTCTATGCGTCCACAGATGGCGTTCTGGCGGCCCTTGCGGCGGTGAACACCCCGGTGGCCGCGCGCGCAACCGGGATTGCTGCCGCGCAAACCGTGGTCGCGCTGACGCGACTCGTCGCGTCGGTCGGGTTCGGCGTGCTCTGGTTCGCCGTGGGCCAGAGCATCGCCGTGCTCATCGTCGCGTCGGCCCTCGCCGTCGCCATCGTTGTCGCCGGTGTGCTGGTGCGGGGCATCGCTTCTACTGCCGAAGGGTCGGAGGGCCTGTGA
- a CDS encoding YveK family protein translates to MYLRDLGASLLRRWPVVLVGLLLTAALAVGAYMNVPQTWTAKASVLLVPPPTVVGEDGNPYLYLGGLGQALDVLTRRLDAEAVRGPLEDTYPDAEYTVTVDGNSTGPILLIEAEAEAGPDALALVKSIHSQIPQELLGMQADLNVPRNALITASDITVDVNAESDNKRRIQLTGLVAAGGLALTVLLAGIVDGLVNKRRKRSKSPEHAETAESLAVWAQENASTAPHRESLKS, encoded by the coding sequence GTGTATCTTCGAGACCTCGGCGCGAGCCTACTCCGACGGTGGCCAGTCGTACTCGTCGGGCTTCTCCTTACCGCCGCACTCGCCGTCGGTGCCTACATGAACGTCCCGCAAACGTGGACAGCCAAGGCCAGCGTGCTCTTGGTCCCGCCGCCCACAGTCGTGGGCGAAGACGGGAACCCCTACCTGTATTTGGGCGGGCTCGGGCAGGCCTTGGACGTGCTCACACGACGCTTGGATGCCGAGGCGGTTCGTGGCCCACTGGAAGACACGTATCCCGATGCGGAGTACACAGTCACGGTTGACGGGAACTCGACCGGGCCGATCCTGCTGATCGAGGCGGAGGCGGAAGCCGGCCCCGATGCCCTCGCACTCGTCAAGAGCATCCATTCGCAGATCCCGCAGGAACTTCTCGGAATGCAGGCAGACCTCAACGTTCCACGCAACGCCCTCATCACGGCTTCGGACATCACCGTCGACGTGAACGCCGAGAGCGACAACAAGCGCCGCATCCAGCTCACTGGGCTCGTGGCCGCGGGTGGTCTCGCGCTCACGGTGTTGCTGGCGGGAATCGTTGATGGACTCGTCAACAAGCGTCGCAAGCGATCGAAGTCCCCCGAACATGCCGAGACCGCTGAGTCGTTGGCGGTGTGGGCACAGGAGAACGCGAGCACCGCGCCGCACAGGGAGAGCCTCAAGTCATGA
- the asnB gene encoding asparagine synthase (glutamine-hydrolyzing) — protein MCGIAGVRQFESTGVSTDVLRAMAAALQHRGPDDSGTWSEGGVGFAHTRLSIIDLAASRQPMESVDGRWVLVFNGEIFNYRQLREELDYPFHTNGDTETILAGVSIHGLDFVNELVGQFALALFDRATGSVHLVRDRLGVLPLYYSLKPDSLVFGSEVKALLAASPNRPDVDLASLDAYLSARSVASPHTLFAGVSKLPPGHRAEFSADGSVVLTRYWQLPPPDDDGAWNEQRVVDEVDRAVTSAVESALVADVPVGSYLSGGIDSSLIVAKAAALRPGRTLHTFAAGFGDPRHDELGWARRVSEIVGSEHHAVQVDAEDFERLWPKLTWHRDAPMSEPADIAVFRLAEAARQHVRVVLSGEGGDELFAGYPKYRAAAVMSAAARLPAGVRAGAAGLVERRLPERYARQRIALRVWGARTPSEQYRTWFAPFTASERRALLAGLPGRPLGGEGVGRDPIREMLVHDLGSWLPDNLLERGDRMSMAASLELRPPLLDHRLVELAFRIPSSYKVRDGNTKWALKAVARRSLPSEIVDRRKVGFRVPLDSWFRSGLRDSMWDRLTGTDSFVAQTLDRQAIRSLLERHESGKFDESSRIWTLMSLEVWHETFFRVPQTTRVD, from the coding sequence ATGTGCGGGATCGCAGGAGTGCGGCAGTTCGAGAGCACGGGGGTGTCCACCGACGTCCTCAGGGCGATGGCAGCGGCCCTGCAGCATCGCGGGCCAGACGACTCTGGAACCTGGAGCGAAGGTGGCGTCGGCTTCGCGCACACACGGCTTTCCATCATCGACCTTGCTGCATCCCGCCAACCGATGGAGAGCGTCGACGGCCGGTGGGTCCTGGTGTTCAACGGCGAGATATTCAACTATCGACAGCTGCGCGAAGAGCTCGACTACCCCTTCCACACCAACGGAGACACAGAGACAATCCTCGCCGGAGTCTCCATACATGGCCTCGACTTCGTGAACGAGCTGGTCGGCCAATTCGCGCTCGCGCTCTTCGACAGGGCCACCGGGTCGGTCCACCTCGTGAGGGACCGACTGGGTGTGCTCCCGTTGTACTACAGCCTGAAGCCTGATTCGCTGGTGTTCGGGTCAGAGGTCAAAGCTCTGTTGGCCGCCTCACCGAACAGGCCCGATGTCGATCTTGCAAGCCTGGACGCCTACCTGAGCGCGCGTTCCGTCGCTTCGCCCCACACGCTCTTCGCGGGCGTCTCCAAGCTCCCGCCTGGCCACCGGGCAGAGTTCAGCGCAGACGGATCGGTCGTGCTGACCCGGTACTGGCAGCTTCCGCCCCCGGACGACGATGGCGCATGGAACGAGCAGCGAGTCGTCGACGAGGTCGATCGGGCGGTGACCTCGGCGGTGGAATCGGCGCTCGTCGCGGACGTTCCGGTCGGGTCCTACCTCAGCGGAGGGATCGACTCCAGTCTGATCGTGGCGAAAGCGGCCGCGCTCCGGCCCGGGCGCACGCTGCACACCTTCGCGGCGGGTTTCGGCGACCCGCGCCACGACGAGTTGGGCTGGGCGAGGCGTGTCAGCGAGATCGTCGGCTCTGAGCACCATGCGGTCCAGGTGGACGCCGAAGACTTCGAGCGGCTGTGGCCGAAACTGACCTGGCATCGGGACGCACCGATGTCAGAACCGGCGGATATCGCGGTGTTCCGTCTCGCGGAGGCAGCGCGACAGCATGTGCGCGTCGTGCTCTCTGGCGAAGGCGGCGACGAGCTCTTCGCGGGGTACCCAAAGTACCGGGCGGCCGCGGTGATGTCTGCTGCAGCGCGGCTGCCCGCTGGCGTGCGTGCCGGGGCAGCGGGGCTGGTTGAGCGCCGATTGCCCGAGCGCTACGCCCGGCAGCGAATTGCGCTCCGCGTATGGGGTGCCCGCACCCCGAGCGAGCAGTACCGCACCTGGTTCGCCCCCTTCACCGCGTCGGAGCGCCGCGCCCTGCTCGCGGGGCTACCGGGCCGGCCGCTGGGCGGCGAAGGCGTCGGCCGCGACCCGATTCGCGAGATGCTGGTGCATGACCTGGGCTCCTGGCTGCCGGACAACCTCTTGGAGCGGGGCGACCGGATGTCGATGGCTGCATCGCTCGAGCTCCGACCGCCCCTGCTCGACCACCGGTTGGTCGAGCTCGCATTCCGAATCCCGTCTTCCTACAAGGTGCGCGACGGCAACACGAAGTGGGCGCTGAAAGCGGTTGCCCGGCGCTCATTGCCCTCGGAGATCGTCGACCGGCGCAAAGTCGGGTTCCGCGTTCCACTTGACTCATGGTTCCGCTCCGGGCTGCGTGACTCGATGTGGGACAGGCTGACGGGGACGGACTCCTTCGTGGCCCAGACTCTGGACCGCCAGGCGATCCGCAGCTTGCTTGAACGCCACGAGAGCGGAAAGTTCGATGAGTCGAGCAGGATCTGGACGCTCATGTCGCTCGAAGTCTGGCACGAGACGTTCTTCCGCGTGCCCCAGACGACCCGAGTCGACTGA
- a CDS encoding glycosyltransferase, whose translation MTAHRGSIIIAAHNEQAVIGRTLQALEQFAAAADVEVFVVCNGCTDQTAAISRGFAFAHVIELDVASKTAALREGDRLAQTGPRIYLDADVVLSSRAARAVFDALAGETLAGRPPHHFDTSRASWPVRRWYWVRARLPSIAGALWGAGCYALSTNGRARFGEFPEIVSDDLFIDALFAREEIAIVSTDPVIVTTPRRTADLVRILQRSYRTQTEVARPGLAVSEGQRGQLNDLRRLLRQQPLRLVDVGVYLTIVSYSRLRAKTARGSAWERDSSSRETL comes from the coding sequence ATGACCGCGCACCGCGGCAGCATCATCATCGCCGCACACAACGAGCAGGCCGTCATCGGGCGGACGCTGCAGGCCCTCGAACAGTTCGCGGCCGCAGCGGATGTCGAGGTCTTCGTGGTCTGCAATGGGTGCACCGATCAGACGGCCGCCATCAGCCGCGGCTTCGCATTCGCGCACGTCATCGAGCTCGACGTCGCGTCCAAGACCGCCGCACTGCGCGAGGGCGACAGGCTCGCGCAAACCGGCCCTCGCATCTACCTCGACGCCGACGTCGTGCTCAGCAGCCGTGCGGCCCGCGCCGTGTTCGATGCGCTCGCCGGCGAGACGCTTGCAGGCCGCCCCCCTCATCATTTCGACACGAGCCGCGCCTCTTGGCCTGTGCGCCGATGGTATTGGGTCCGCGCACGGCTGCCATCGATTGCGGGTGCACTCTGGGGGGCCGGCTGCTACGCGCTCTCCACGAACGGCCGTGCCCGTTTTGGGGAGTTCCCCGAAATCGTCTCGGATGACCTGTTCATCGACGCATTGTTCGCACGCGAGGAGATCGCGATTGTCTCGACCGATCCCGTGATCGTGACCACACCCCGCCGCACGGCAGACCTCGTTCGCATCCTCCAGCGCAGCTACCGCACCCAAACCGAGGTGGCGCGCCCCGGCCTGGCCGTCTCAGAGGGGCAGCGCGGGCAGCTCAACGACCTGCGACGCCTGTTGCGGCAACAACCCCTTCGACTCGTCGACGTGGGCGTCTACCTGACGATCGTGAGCTACTCCCGTCTGCGCGCCAAGACCGCACGAGGAAGCGCATGGGAGAGGGACAGCAGCTCCCGCGAAACGCTCTGA
- a CDS encoding DUF4082 domain-containing protein — MTAGILAGVLAGSIALSANAAEVSQAPASATATATATSKSMGIWGTSAPSGVKTDSDRQSVELGTKFTAKTDGAVSGVRFWKTAATTGTQVGHLWTSSGKLLASATFPTGTASGWQVAQFSEPVKLSAGKSYTVSYLAPKGRYATTENYTFTSASSEYLSVAKRNSGVFKYTSKAAFPTKTWNSSNYWVDALFTPSDSATRPPVTPPVTPPVTPPVTPPVTPPVTPPVTPPVTPPVTPPVTPPVTPENPLPAGTWPSAKTTGYPAGTVLKPMNGLTVKTAGAVYDGVEFNGDVIINADNVTIRNSKVNGRVQIRPPYKGLTVQRTEIAGPGGEWASKTEGIGYANFTCESCNIHGWGKGAMLDANVTISNSWIHDMPVSNGSHNEAILSLGGPNYTIVNNRLDSGSAGNFTASLAFLNQWNSFTNTLVKGNLFNGGGYCVYAGGEAAHNSQYPSSNVKFIDNTFGTDANPKCGYYGSAVAWDSRGVGNEWTGNVMQNGAKVPVPSS; from the coding sequence GTGACTGCAGGAATTCTGGCCGGAGTCCTGGCGGGGAGCATCGCTCTGTCCGCGAATGCGGCCGAAGTCTCGCAGGCACCCGCCTCCGCCACCGCCACCGCCACCGCCACGTCGAAGTCGATGGGCATCTGGGGCACGTCTGCTCCGAGCGGTGTCAAGACCGACAGCGATCGCCAGAGCGTTGAGCTCGGTACCAAGTTCACTGCGAAGACGGATGGCGCCGTCAGCGGCGTCCGGTTCTGGAAGACGGCAGCGACCACGGGCACCCAGGTCGGCCACTTGTGGACAAGCTCGGGGAAGCTGCTCGCAAGCGCTACCTTCCCGACGGGCACGGCCTCCGGCTGGCAGGTCGCACAGTTCAGCGAGCCGGTGAAGCTGTCCGCGGGCAAGAGCTACACCGTGTCTTACCTGGCGCCCAAGGGCCGCTACGCCACCACCGAGAACTACACGTTCACGTCTGCCAGCTCGGAGTACCTGAGCGTTGCCAAGCGCAACAGCGGCGTCTTCAAGTACACCTCGAAGGCCGCGTTCCCCACCAAGACGTGGAATTCCTCGAATTACTGGGTTGACGCGCTCTTCACCCCGTCCGACAGCGCAACCCGCCCGCCCGTCACGCCGCCGGTGACCCCGCCCGTGACGCCGCCGGTCACCCCGCCCGTGACCCCTCCGGTCACGCCGCCCGTGACCCCACCCGTGACCCCGCCGGTCACGCCGCCGGTGACCCCGCCGGTCACGCCGGAGAACCCGCTGCCCGCAGGCACGTGGCCCAGCGCCAAGACCACTGGCTACCCGGCTGGGACCGTCCTGAAGCCGATGAACGGGCTGACGGTCAAGACCGCAGGGGCCGTCTACGACGGTGTCGAGTTCAACGGTGACGTCATCATCAACGCTGACAACGTGACCATCCGCAACTCCAAGGTGAACGGGCGCGTTCAGATCCGCCCGCCGTACAAGGGCCTCACCGTGCAGCGCACGGAGATCGCTGGCCCCGGTGGCGAGTGGGCATCGAAGACCGAGGGCATCGGTTACGCCAACTTCACCTGCGAGTCCTGCAACATCCATGGCTGGGGCAAGGGCGCGATGCTCGACGCCAACGTGACCATCTCGAACTCGTGGATCCACGACATGCCCGTCTCCAACGGCTCGCACAACGAGGCGATCCTGAGCCTGGGTGGCCCCAACTACACCATCGTGAACAACCGACTGGACTCCGGTTCGGCCGGCAACTTCACGGCATCGCTCGCCTTCCTCAACCAGTGGAACTCCTTCACGAACACACTGGTGAAGGGCAACCTGTTCAACGGCGGCGGCTACTGCGTCTACGCCGGCGGTGAAGCCGCTCACAACAGCCAGTACCCGTCCTCGAACGTCAAGTTCATCGACAACACCTTCGGCACCGACGCCAACCCGAAGTGTGGCTACTACGGCAGCGCCGTCGCGTGGGACTCCCGCGGGGTCGGCAACGAGTGGACCGGCAATGTGATGCAGAATGGCGCCAAGGTCCCGGTTCCTTCTTCCTAG
- a CDS encoding glycosyltransferase family 4 protein, producing MSSLRVLIIVQNLPVPLDRRVWLECKALADQGYSVSVICPKGPGDPSYQLLDGIGIYKYRPAPEAQGVLGFAVEFIWSWLLTAGLSIRVRRERGFDVIQACNPPDTYWLLAALWRVRGVRFVFDQHDLNPELFLSRFGEPRSAAMRVQYRGLLWLERMTYRVADRVISTNASYKAVAERRGRRDPSSVTVVRSGPDTRLMRPVYPDAGIRGGAEHLICYLGIMGPQDGVDTLLDVMEELVHRRGRTGVHAVLLGFGDCLDDLKARCTALGLDSNVRFTGRVGPAEIAQYLSASDLGVGPDQKTPLNDISTMNKTMEYMAYALPSVSVDLVETRVSVGDTGVLVPSGDIAAFADALESLLDNPERRVELGIAARRRVVEELDWKPQAQAYVGVFDDLLNNPAGDDRLGRWPHSAAALGARGENEPRPVDLLDEAEFARFVRERCAPAASVRQSDQV from the coding sequence TTGTCATCCCTACGTGTTCTGATCATTGTTCAAAACCTGCCGGTCCCCCTAGACCGACGGGTCTGGCTCGAGTGCAAAGCTCTCGCTGATCAGGGTTATTCCGTGTCGGTCATCTGCCCAAAAGGCCCTGGCGATCCCAGCTACCAGCTGCTCGACGGCATTGGAATCTACAAGTACCGCCCGGCCCCCGAGGCCCAGGGGGTGCTCGGATTCGCTGTCGAGTTCATCTGGTCTTGGCTGCTCACCGCGGGGCTCAGCATTCGCGTGCGCCGCGAACGTGGTTTCGACGTCATCCAAGCCTGCAACCCGCCAGACACGTACTGGCTGCTTGCCGCACTCTGGCGTGTTCGAGGCGTGCGGTTCGTGTTTGACCAGCACGATCTCAACCCAGAACTGTTCCTCTCGCGCTTCGGCGAGCCGCGCAGCGCGGCGATGCGGGTGCAGTACCGCGGGCTGCTCTGGTTGGAACGGATGACGTACCGGGTGGCGGATCGGGTGATTTCCACGAACGCCTCGTACAAGGCGGTTGCTGAGCGCCGTGGCCGCCGCGATCCGAGCTCCGTCACCGTCGTGCGCAGCGGGCCGGACACACGGCTCATGCGACCGGTGTATCCCGACGCCGGGATCCGCGGCGGCGCAGAGCACCTGATCTGCTACCTCGGAATCATGGGGCCCCAGGACGGCGTCGACACGCTGCTGGATGTCATGGAAGAGCTGGTGCACCGGCGCGGGCGCACTGGGGTGCATGCAGTCCTGCTCGGTTTCGGAGACTGTCTCGATGACCTCAAGGCCCGCTGCACAGCGCTCGGCCTTGATTCCAACGTGCGATTCACCGGTCGCGTTGGCCCTGCCGAGATCGCACAGTATCTCAGCGCCTCCGATCTGGGAGTGGGGCCCGATCAGAAGACCCCGCTCAACGACATCTCGACGATGAACAAGACGATGGAGTACATGGCGTACGCGCTCCCGTCCGTGTCGGTCGACCTCGTCGAGACTCGTGTCTCGGTCGGCGACACCGGCGTGCTCGTGCCCAGCGGCGACATTGCTGCCTTCGCCGACGCTCTGGAATCGTTGCTCGACAACCCGGAACGCCGCGTTGAGCTCGGTATCGCCGCCCGCCGCCGGGTCGTCGAGGAGCTCGACTGGAAACCCCAGGCGCAGGCCTACGTCGGCGTCTTCGATGACCTGTTGAACAACCCGGCCGGTGACGACCGACTCGGCCGCTGGCCGCATTCGGCTGCAGCGCTGGGCGCCCGCGGCGAGAACGAACCGCGCCCTGTCGATCTGCTCGATGAGGCCGAGTTCGCGCGCTTCGTCCGGGAGCGCTGCGCGCCCGCCGCATCCGTGCGCCAGAGCGACCAGGTATGA
- a CDS encoding glycosyltransferase family 2 protein, producing MLDFTVIVVAYRSNDDLLELLASLPAAAAGHSWHAVIVNNDPGSTLPLALADGGHVTIVEAGANLGYSGGLNRGLAASPPGRYTVFLNPDLVLLPGALPALAAEIDESVSAAVPLILDADGLTQRSQRREPSIARSLGEALFGDRWPSRPHWFAEMVRTDHHYLSARTVDWATGAALLVRADVPELVGAWDEQRFFLYSEETDYSRRIREQGMTLRFTPAAVVRHRGSGSGSSPQLDALIEINKLRYFRKWHGPLASSIFATVLVMHNVVRPHRAGSRAALRALLSARARTELPGGRR from the coding sequence ATGCTGGACTTCACGGTCATAGTTGTCGCCTACCGCAGCAACGACGACCTCCTCGAACTGCTGGCCTCTCTCCCCGCCGCTGCCGCCGGCCACAGCTGGCATGCAGTCATCGTCAACAACGATCCCGGCAGCACCCTCCCATTGGCCCTGGCCGATGGTGGTCACGTGACCATCGTCGAAGCTGGGGCCAATCTTGGTTACTCGGGCGGGCTCAACCGGGGCCTCGCCGCCTCGCCTCCCGGTCGGTACACGGTCTTCCTCAATCCGGACCTCGTCCTCCTGCCCGGAGCACTCCCTGCGCTCGCGGCGGAGATCGACGAATCCGTGTCCGCCGCCGTCCCCCTGATCCTCGACGCCGACGGTCTCACCCAACGTTCCCAGCGGCGCGAGCCGAGCATCGCCCGCTCGCTCGGCGAAGCTCTGTTCGGCGATCGCTGGCCAAGCAGGCCGCACTGGTTCGCCGAGATGGTGCGCACCGACCACCACTACCTGTCGGCGCGGACGGTGGACTGGGCGACGGGAGCGGCCCTCCTCGTTCGTGCGGACGTGCCGGAACTCGTCGGAGCGTGGGACGAGCAGCGCTTCTTCCTGTACTCGGAGGAGACGGACTACTCCCGGCGCATCCGAGAACAGGGGATGACGCTCCGATTCACGCCCGCCGCGGTTGTTCGGCATCGCGGTTCCGGCTCTGGCTCCTCGCCACAACTCGACGCTCTCATTGAGATCAACAAGCTGCGCTACTTTCGCAAGTGGCACGGCCCCCTCGCCTCAAGCATCTTCGCGACCGTGCTGGTCATGCACAACGTTGTCCGGCCACATCGTGCAGGCTCCCGCGCGGCCCTGAGGGCGCTGCTTTCGGCACGCGCGCGCACGGAGCTCCCCGGCGGGCGACGATGA
- a CDS encoding O-antigen ligase family protein — translation MLYAIPSTLRIGALGTLGSLGTIFGLGALVWWFWFRAQLGHPIDEAPRNPIRLGLLLFTGAMLLSYIAAMTRALPVAEISPADTGLLRVGAMVGIAVIALDGPPTEDRFLAIIRRFALAGGLIALLGIAQFMTNLPLVDQITLPGLSANSDYSSLDLRGGFARPAATSAHPLEYAVILSMTLPLAIVYALHSRGSRAVLLWTMSALILVGVLLSSSRSAYIGLAAALAPLLLALGPGARRLILTLILALGGLTYLIVPRVITNLRFLFESIGNDASAASRTSSYALVESMFANFPVTGRGFSTLLPAYRILDNQYLLFLVETGALGLLTLIGLLAASAFTPLGARRRSHTPLMNDIGVALTASLLAGASLLALFDALSFPQAAGTLFLVIGLSGAYRRLVTPAEPAASLLAGGSSTLRMYP, via the coding sequence GTGCTCTACGCCATTCCCTCCACCCTCCGGATCGGCGCGCTCGGCACGCTTGGCTCGCTCGGAACGATCTTTGGGCTCGGCGCACTCGTCTGGTGGTTCTGGTTTCGCGCGCAGCTCGGTCACCCCATCGATGAGGCACCACGCAACCCCATTCGGCTCGGATTGCTCCTCTTCACCGGCGCCATGCTGCTCAGCTACATCGCCGCGATGACCCGCGCCCTCCCCGTCGCTGAGATCAGCCCCGCCGACACGGGCCTCCTGCGAGTCGGTGCGATGGTTGGAATCGCGGTCATCGCCCTCGACGGCCCGCCGACAGAGGATCGGTTTCTCGCGATCATCCGCCGCTTTGCGTTAGCGGGCGGGCTCATCGCACTCCTCGGAATCGCGCAGTTCATGACGAATCTTCCCCTCGTGGATCAGATCACCCTGCCGGGGCTCTCCGCAAACAGCGACTATTCGAGCCTGGATCTTCGTGGCGGCTTCGCGCGACCAGCCGCGACGTCTGCCCACCCGCTGGAGTATGCCGTCATCCTCTCGATGACGCTCCCCCTGGCCATCGTCTACGCGCTGCATTCCCGTGGGTCCCGTGCAGTGCTGCTCTGGACAATGAGCGCGCTGATCCTCGTTGGAGTGCTCCTGTCCAGCTCTCGCTCCGCCTACATCGGGCTCGCTGCGGCGCTCGCTCCACTTCTCCTGGCGCTCGGCCCCGGTGCCAGGCGCCTGATACTCACCCTCATTCTCGCGCTGGGGGGACTCACGTACCTGATCGTGCCGAGGGTGATCACCAATCTGAGGTTTCTCTTCGAATCGATTGGCAATGACGCAAGTGCCGCCTCCCGCACGTCCAGCTACGCCCTCGTCGAATCCATGTTCGCGAACTTCCCCGTGACGGGCCGTGGCTTCAGCACGTTGTTGCCCGCCTATCGGATTCTGGACAATCAGTACCTGCTCTTCCTCGTCGAGACGGGCGCGCTCGGATTGTTGACGCTGATCGGCCTCCTCGCGGCCTCGGCATTCACCCCGCTGGGGGCTCGTCGACGCTCGCACACTCCGCTCATGAATGACATCGGCGTGGCGCTGACGGCTTCACTTCTCGCTGGCGCCTCGCTCCTCGCGCTCTTCGACGCCCTCTCCTTCCCGCAAGCCGCAGGCACGCTCTTTCTCGTGATCGGGCTGAGCGGCGCGTACCGTCGACTCGTCACCCCCGCCGAGCCTGCGGCCTCACTTCTGGCGGGCGGCAGCAGTACACTGAGAATGTACCCATAA
- a CDS encoding TolB family protein: MLIVAAVGVLLFGGAGTYGVLAYQDYQQRSSAPSAVDATDAPLGIPDGQHIAFRNTASGQGYGLLAFVPVDAPSGPRNLTDIACDRVAANTDVVSCLHTDRGITTTFGAALYDASLQRLRESPLAGIPSRTRLSPDGTLVATTAFVTGHNYATVGFSTQTTIHTVAGEDLGNLENFDIVVNDAPLLAADRNIWGVTFSADNNTFYATVASGGATWLALGNLTTRTMTAIAKTAECPSLSPDGASIAYKKRVSDTPSPFWAIAVRSVSTGEEIVLPEARSVDDQIEWLDNRMLLYGMPRDGSPGDYDVWAISADGAGAAQLFIEHAWSPSVLR, from the coding sequence GTGCTGATCGTTGCAGCCGTCGGCGTGCTGCTCTTTGGCGGTGCAGGCACGTATGGAGTGCTTGCATATCAGGACTATCAGCAACGATCCTCGGCCCCCAGCGCAGTCGACGCCACCGATGCGCCGCTGGGGATTCCGGACGGTCAGCACATTGCGTTCCGGAACACGGCATCGGGCCAAGGGTACGGGCTCCTCGCCTTCGTCCCGGTCGATGCGCCAAGCGGGCCGCGGAACCTGACGGACATCGCGTGCGACCGCGTTGCGGCGAACACGGACGTTGTGAGCTGCCTGCACACGGACCGCGGCATCACCACGACATTCGGTGCCGCCCTCTACGATGCGTCTCTGCAACGCCTCCGCGAGTCACCCCTGGCCGGCATTCCGAGTCGGACACGCCTCTCCCCGGACGGCACCCTCGTCGCCACGACGGCCTTCGTCACCGGGCACAATTACGCGACCGTCGGCTTTTCGACTCAAACCACGATTCACACCGTTGCCGGCGAGGATCTGGGCAATCTCGAGAACTTTGACATCGTCGTGAACGACGCCCCACTGCTTGCCGCAGACCGCAACATTTGGGGGGTCACGTTCTCAGCGGACAACAATACTTTCTACGCAACCGTTGCGTCCGGTGGGGCAACGTGGTTGGCACTGGGCAACCTCACGACCCGCACCATGACAGCGATCGCGAAGACCGCCGAGTGCCCGTCCCTCTCGCCAGACGGCGCCAGCATCGCCTACAAGAAGAGGGTGTCCGACACCCCGAGCCCGTTCTGGGCGATCGCTGTTCGCAGCGTCTCAACAGGCGAGGAAATCGTGCTTCCAGAGGCACGCAGCGTGGACGATCAGATCGAGTGGCTCGACAACCGGATGCTTCTTTATGGGATGCCCCGGGATGGCAGCCCTGGCGACTATGACGTGTGGGCGATCAGCGCCGACGGGGCCGGCGCGGCACAACTGTTCATCGAGCACGCGTGGTCGCCTTCTGTGCTGCGCTGA